The DNA segment TGCACTTGCAAATttcaccaagatagggctccatccagaaatagccctgagatgtaggtcacttgttgctcaggagcacacttgctcattctaagaACAGATTCTGTCTTCTCAGCCCATCTAACAAAtacaacagcacctcctgtgccgtcgaaattcacgggcttgcaatcgagaaattgcttgtaagtgcaccattaggtggattgttattgccgtggtTTTGAGAGATATTTCCACTTGTTTCTGCAAGAGAAGCAGCATATTGCGCGATAGCGGCGACAATGAttccttgaagttctgcctcattagtgggcatgcgcggatcacgtcttggtggcatcttctaaaagatgtttcaggttggtcaggtcatagtgaGTGAATAATATGGGTACGTAATAATTTTCATCaggcacataacatctcatgttacaaattagtcaagcacataacatcacatgttattgAATATAAACGATCAATCCAACATCACATATAacgagaatactgcgattgcgctatcataaatcaagaccacaatacaatgtttacaagttttgtaactgtatcgtacatcaagAGTGACTATgggccacatcgcccttgtccgaactgtctaatcaactacaATCAACCAAAAGCTAAACATCAAAGTCATAtcatcaaaatgcggtcttcaaaAAGCTGTATAGTCGGCACAATCGCGGTcttctcaccaaaagtctacctgcgtcgaATCAAAATGCATATGCTGATgtcggaggaggaggaggaaaatgagagTAATACAGGTGACGCATGTGTAACCAGTCCTGCTCTAAAGCACGACAGACGCGCAGCAAATATGCTACCTGTTGCTCGGAAGTCCAAAAGCGAGCGACTGAGTCGGGGGAAAGTGGACGCGGAGGGTGTGATGCTGCAAACGGGGTCTGGCAATGGCAAGGTGGttgtggagctctctccaactcctgtaTACGACGGCTCAatgcctcctgctgtatcatcatAGAAGTAAGGATGTCCACCGTAGAGTACCCAACATGGTATGGGTGGTACGGATCAGACAatggcatgatagggggcgtagtccatagaaatggctcgctcgatggagttaaagatggtgcagtaggtggtgcaacaTGGGGAAACTGTGATGTGAATGGAAAAGGTGATGACATCATGGGTGGAGTAGAAACAGGCGGCTGCCtagatgacccctctccaggacgcCGTGGCGGTATGTCCTGAAGGAACGTAACAGGAGGATCTGTGCGATGAGCATCTGTGGTGTGTGGGGGAATCAGTGGGATATCAGTGGGTGCTGAAACGGGGGCTACTGGAGGTGTAACAGGTAACACAAATggtgggtaatcgtcatcgtcgtcgatccacccgttacgggtgtcGGCGTAACGTGGATCTACATGagtagcaaaaggtgcacggtcgaacaGTACCGGCATAGGATCAGGAAAtggtgcaacaacaggatcctctatCAAGAGTGGAACGTCAACAGGAGCGTCAGCAACGGGTACATCATCAACAAAGGGTGCAATGGCTGGTGCATcatcatgaacagggtcatgctctaatgcaaGGTCAGGAGCAGCTACAGGCTCTGGGGCCACGACAGGCTCCGGGTCAACAAAATCCATATCAAAATTAGTTGGATCATCAAACAACGGATCGATAGGGGCTACAGGCAACTCTAGGGGCTGGTCCAGGTGAATGAACTCGATATCCTGGCCAGGATCAAAAccagggggaaagacaggatcaaaatcatcgtcaacctcgtgatcaaactcaaagtcgTGTGCGGGAGCAGGTGCAGCTGATAACGCCATGTCAGGGTCGGCGTATGAAGAGTGATGCTGCACTCCCTGAGTGTGTAAGgatgcagatgccacagactcaaaggaatctgggacaggtgaatcAGCAGGAAGCTCCTCTGCAGGGGCCTCAGCAATGGGTAGGATAATGTCAGCAACAataggggccccgccctcatggtcagcctcaggtgggtcctcctcaaacagatcgacgtcATCGTCAGAAACAACATCGAGTGGCATGTCTATGACTGGATAAGCAGCAAGCggtataggagcagggatcaccgcaagtgGTAAAACCTCGGTGGgaaggccatcagcaggctcaacTCCGACGTCAGGTAGCACAAACggctggaaatcgtcgtcgtCAGTGCTGGTGGTGTCCGAGGAGTAGACATCTCGCTCTGACGGAATCTCGTCATCTGATACGATCGCCATGGGATCTAAGGTTTCCGAAACTCCTGTGTCTGAGGATGGTGGCAtaatgtctgtaacacaaccatacatatgcacaaataatcaacatAAGGTCAAATAAACACGTTAGTCacaataaagcaaacaagtaatcatcctagtcttacTAGACTACcctcctagcctctcagactaaacctcctagtctctcagactaactccctggcctctaagaccaacctcccagtctcttagactaaaactccccaatctctaagattggcccctcagtcttcatgactgaacctccccagcctctagggctgaactccctcagtcgccaagactgaaccataaattttgaaaaagtgctcgttctttttgtttgtaaaaatgtttggtatcctggatctggacgtaatgtatgcaatgtaaaaatgttttcatgagagccctagtgatcatagtctagactcgagaaagaatcctagttcgctatgatcaatgctctgataccaagctgtcacaccctggctttgcggaagcatgggtttatttggtgtgacttcttaataccgtagcataatcacaacaatgctatatgaattaaaaccatgatgatcatccattaattcaagttttaaaaagttaacacaacaacattgtttttaaaaaaagtcgacacatgcaacgaattacaacatgacataataaaaacgttgttcatacgacacaaccaaaagacatgaataaaacacagtttaagacttgtgactcatccaggcaaaagtcacaatccctaaacttggatgacatcatttctcctacgcagcttgacgacatagcataccttgccagatcccttaattccctgaaatacatgcagtttgaaaaatcaacaaaaagttgagcgagttcatgtaaaagtgagtatgtttaTAAATCGTTAAAGTACGTCCCAAAGTATAAatgttcctggtatgtagcagttaaggaaaagagatcaccactgggttgcaaagccactggtatgtgtgaagtgatgcaggaaaactcaaaccaagcaaatttgtaccgggcctcggctgtaagacacaatCACCTCTATGGGTCACCCtgacctcacgggtgtgggctcgctacacccaaatagatctatcactcttgtgtccctcggtcctaacaacgaggattaatggctttaagtgttgtacccaccactcacatgatctgaacgtcccaaccctccttaagctaaccataccatgtataaaaatgttctaaataattgtaacatgtatttcacccccaaagttataaaactgaaaacagttaagagaaaagggggacatgaactcac comes from the Helianthus annuus cultivar XRQ/B chromosome 4, HanXRQr2.0-SUNRISE, whole genome shotgun sequence genome and includes:
- the LOC110906543 gene encoding vegetative cell wall protein gp1-like — its product is MTTTSSPLLPDVGAEPADGLPAGDLPLAVIPAPIPLAAYLVIDMPLDVHHSSDADPDMALSAAPAPAHDFEFDHEVDDDFDPVFPPAIAPFVDDIPIADHPVVDAPVDAPLLIEDPVVPPFPDPVPVLFDRAPFATHVDPRYADTRNEWIDDDDDYPPFDIPPPRPGEGSSRQPHVPVPPILSSPFPFASQFPTATPPTAPSFTPSNIMPPSSDTGVSETLDPMAIVSDDEIPSERDVYSSDTTSTDDDDFQPFVLPDVGVEPADGLPTEVLPLAVIPAPIPLAAYPVIDMPLDVVSDDDAPAEELPADSPVPDSFESVASASLHTQGVQHHSSYADPDMALSAAPAPAHDFEFDHEDIEFIHLDQPLELPVAPIDPLFDDPTNFDMDFVDPEPVVAPEPVAAPDLALEHDPVHDDAPAIAPFVDDVPVADAPVDVPLLIEDPVVAPFPDPMPVLFDRAPFATHVDPRYADTRNGWIDDDDDYPPFVLPVTPPVAPVSAPTDIPLIPPHTTDAHRTDPPVTFLQDIPPRRPGEGSSRQPPVSTPPMMSSPFPFTSQFPHQEALSRRIQELERAPQPPCHCQTPFAASHPPRPLSPDSVARFWTSEQQVAYLLRVCRALEQDWLHMRHLYYSHFPPPPPTSAYAF